In Paraburkholderia terrae, a genomic segment contains:
- a CDS encoding ATP-binding protein, whose protein sequence is MKLSNVTPAPSAPVFVSLTAMNNISNRCLRLCQVLCVMLALASVDATAQAQSHPHKPASLTVGVPEGGWPPLLIVNNGQLSGAAFDILKSVLDPSAQLRVRVFPDYASLNAAACAGSVDIVLAVQKPIEARRCLILSEPYYDADFVVVGRASDAARDGEPPRLAGKRIAAEAGSYIEQVSHERYPDSVFVRTHSPQEGLRDVLQKKADVYITLLPVADYLLSQPEFAGLAELNRYRETESGVRFGFARTQQALRDGVDERLNALPEYARQRILSNWMTTGPIQPESPAPFHLSDEERAWLRSLPPLRVGVDSGLPPYSYVDDSGQTHGMAQDYLRYLANRLGIGFVRQPEPGFAATVDALQAGTLDLVAVAILHDPALRGTPVSRPYATFPVVAVGRNDAPALGQLRDLNGKRVAVTDGGGLRWLVTGAAPQARIVVVPDVGTGMNAVAEGKADVYVDDLATVHYMLQRMHGDTLRIIGSAGRSLQTGFAVSPKLAARLMPIIDRALAALPDSERLSIQNRYFGANYELGPSWKDIALRFAPVALALLAVIAVLWRSRRALHKEARERREAELRLIDVTSQLPATAFQYRQARNGDSRVIWLSGNTVEMFGKTSAELQAIPGSVLAAVHPEDRAALLTEAYKAEQMLATVSRELRVQRRGAFRWTRLHAVPHRVEHDDLVWTGYWSDAEEQHQHAVALGEARDAAQQASRAKSEFLAAMSHEIRTPMSAVIGLIELLAHSNLRPDQAVKVKLISQAAESLLQILNDILDYSKIEAGKIALERAPVDIRDLCASTFSLFFWRAQEKRLKLVLCIDAAIAPVVWSDGVRLRQILFNLLSNAIKFTSEGSIRLDVELAGQDDEGNGTQIIVWRVSDTGIGISPDQRARLFQPFVQAEASTTRRYGGTGLGLTISRRLVAMLGGTIGMEGEVGRGTQVEFRLPLEVNQREFQSYPLAGVTVGLCVRDASVLCSLTQALRTFGGTVAILDPNAALSPDGLPAECRLIIDDLLTAESPSADQPLMQAQQKPPVQIQVGGVPVVPTTATIKTGGYVRMGDICYLCVYPVTLEGVAAVCNAVLHGDAELGLESAASALTPAAPRSRADALRDHALILIAEDNGINRHLLRQQLELLGCTCDTVEHGVQALKAMESADYALLITDCHMPEMDGYTLATRVRERTDDRPRISIVGLTASVGREEREECLAAGMDECLYKPAKLSDLLACLTRFAPQCLQGHGAPASDARPAPQVDAPRATPHVAGPAAVPAAATEPGELPDLDWDAINQNFGSTGRDEKLIEIIVQTMTTDADELEGMLGEAEPAVLRQWIHRVDGAASVLRYEPLKHALQTFRASVLTGDRALYIASGEQMLHKLRQITDHVARQV, encoded by the coding sequence ATGAAACTCAGCAACGTGACGCCAGCGCCGTCTGCGCCGGTCTTCGTTTCCCTGACCGCCATGAACAACATCAGCAATCGCTGCCTCAGGCTGTGCCAGGTTTTATGCGTGATGCTTGCGCTGGCATCGGTCGACGCCACCGCGCAGGCGCAATCTCACCCGCACAAGCCTGCAAGCCTCACGGTGGGAGTCCCCGAAGGCGGCTGGCCGCCGCTTCTGATCGTCAACAACGGTCAGCTGTCCGGCGCCGCGTTCGATATCCTCAAATCCGTTCTCGACCCGTCCGCGCAACTGCGGGTCCGGGTGTTCCCTGACTACGCGTCGTTGAACGCTGCAGCCTGCGCCGGCTCCGTCGACATCGTGCTCGCCGTGCAGAAGCCGATCGAGGCGAGGCGCTGCCTGATACTGTCCGAGCCGTACTACGATGCCGATTTCGTCGTGGTCGGGCGCGCGTCGGATGCCGCGCGCGACGGCGAGCCGCCACGCCTCGCGGGCAAGCGCATTGCGGCAGAGGCAGGCTCGTACATCGAGCAGGTGTCGCACGAGCGCTACCCCGATTCCGTCTTCGTGCGTACACACAGTCCGCAGGAGGGCTTGCGCGATGTGCTGCAAAAGAAGGCGGACGTCTACATCACGTTGCTGCCCGTCGCGGACTACCTTTTGTCGCAGCCGGAGTTCGCCGGGCTGGCGGAACTGAATCGCTATCGCGAAACGGAAAGCGGCGTGCGCTTCGGCTTTGCGCGCACGCAACAGGCGTTGCGCGACGGTGTCGACGAACGGCTGAACGCGCTGCCCGAGTATGCCCGGCAGCGCATCCTGAGCAACTGGATGACTACCGGGCCGATTCAACCGGAGTCGCCCGCGCCGTTTCATCTGAGCGACGAGGAGCGCGCATGGCTGCGCTCGCTGCCGCCGCTGCGCGTGGGCGTGGACAGCGGGCTGCCGCCGTACAGTTACGTCGACGACAGCGGGCAGACGCATGGCATGGCACAGGACTATCTGCGCTATCTCGCGAACCGGCTGGGGATCGGTTTCGTACGCCAGCCCGAGCCAGGCTTCGCCGCCACCGTGGATGCCCTGCAAGCGGGAACGCTCGATCTGGTCGCCGTCGCCATTCTTCATGACCCCGCGTTGCGCGGCACGCCCGTGTCGCGCCCGTACGCGACGTTTCCGGTTGTTGCCGTCGGCCGTAACGATGCGCCTGCGCTTGGCCAGTTACGCGATCTGAACGGCAAGCGCGTCGCCGTCACCGACGGCGGCGGTCTGCGCTGGCTGGTGACGGGCGCAGCGCCGCAGGCGCGCATCGTCGTCGTGCCGGATGTCGGGACGGGCATGAACGCGGTCGCCGAAGGCAAGGCCGATGTCTACGTGGACGATCTGGCCACGGTTCACTACATGCTGCAGCGCATGCATGGCGACACGCTGCGCATCATCGGCTCCGCGGGCCGTTCGCTGCAGACGGGCTTTGCCGTCTCGCCGAAGCTGGCGGCCCGGCTCATGCCGATCATCGACCGCGCGCTCGCGGCGTTGCCGGACTCCGAGCGGCTCTCGATCCAGAACCGCTACTTCGGCGCGAACTACGAACTGGGTCCGTCGTGGAAAGACATCGCGCTGAGGTTCGCGCCCGTGGCGCTCGCGCTGCTGGCCGTGATTGCGGTGCTGTGGCGCTCGCGCCGCGCGTTGCACAAGGAGGCGCGCGAACGCCGGGAAGCAGAGCTGCGGCTGATCGACGTGACCAGCCAGTTGCCGGCGACTGCGTTCCAGTATCGACAGGCTAGAAACGGCGACTCGCGGGTGATCTGGCTAAGCGGCAATACCGTCGAAATGTTCGGCAAGACCAGCGCTGAGCTGCAAGCCATTCCCGGATCGGTGCTCGCAGCAGTTCATCCTGAGGACCGCGCCGCGCTTCTGACCGAGGCGTACAAGGCCGAGCAGATGCTGGCGACCGTGAGCCGCGAACTTCGCGTTCAGCGCCGCGGCGCCTTCCGGTGGACGCGGCTGCACGCTGTGCCGCATCGGGTCGAGCACGACGATCTCGTCTGGACAGGCTACTGGAGCGACGCCGAAGAACAGCATCAGCATGCCGTCGCGCTTGGCGAGGCGCGCGATGCGGCGCAGCAGGCGTCGCGCGCGAAGAGCGAGTTTCTCGCGGCGATGAGCCATGAGATACGCACGCCGATGAGCGCCGTGATAGGACTGATCGAACTGCTAGCACACAGCAACCTGCGCCCCGACCAGGCGGTCAAGGTGAAGCTGATCTCGCAGGCAGCCGAGTCGCTGCTGCAGATCCTCAACGACATTCTGGACTACTCGAAGATCGAGGCCGGCAAGATCGCACTGGAGCGGGCGCCAGTGGATATCCGCGATCTGTGCGCGAGCACGTTCTCGCTGTTCTTCTGGCGCGCACAGGAGAAGCGGCTGAAGCTGGTGCTGTGCATCGACGCGGCGATTGCGCCCGTGGTGTGGAGCGACGGCGTGCGGCTACGGCAGATTCTCTTCAACCTGCTCAGCAACGCGATCAAGTTCACCTCGGAAGGCAGCATCCGGCTCGACGTCGAACTCGCGGGCCAGGACGACGAAGGCAACGGCACTCAAATCATTGTCTGGCGCGTGAGCGACACGGGAATCGGCATCAGCCCGGATCAGCGGGCGCGCCTCTTTCAGCCGTTCGTGCAGGCCGAAGCCTCGACGACGCGCCGCTATGGCGGTACAGGTCTCGGCTTGACGATCTCGCGGCGGCTGGTGGCCATGCTGGGCGGCACCATCGGCATGGAAGGCGAAGTGGGGCGTGGCACCCAGGTCGAGTTCCGCCTGCCGCTGGAAGTGAACCAGCGCGAGTTTCAAAGCTATCCGCTGGCCGGCGTCACCGTCGGTCTTTGCGTTCGCGATGCGTCTGTGCTGTGCAGCCTGACGCAAGCGTTGCGCACTTTCGGCGGTACTGTGGCGATTCTCGATCCAAATGCAGCGCTTTCCCCGGATGGCTTGCCAGCGGAGTGCCGGCTGATCATCGACGACCTGCTGACAGCGGAAAGTCCGTCAGCGGACCAGCCTCTCATGCAAGCCCAGCAGAAGCCCCCAGTTCAAATACAGGTGGGCGGCGTCCCCGTCGTTCCCACGACCGCGACCATCAAGACGGGCGGATATGTCCGCATGGGGGACATCTGCTATCTGTGCGTCTATCCCGTGACGCTCGAGGGCGTGGCTGCCGTCTGCAATGCCGTCTTGCACGGGGACGCCGAACTGGGACTGGAATCCGCGGCGTCGGCGCTCACACCGGCTGCGCCGCGCAGCCGCGCCGATGCGCTGCGCGATCATGCGCTGATCCTGATCGCCGAAGACAACGGGATCAACCGCCATCTGCTGCGGCAGCAACTGGAACTGCTCGGCTGCACGTGCGACACCGTCGAACATGGCGTGCAGGCGCTGAAGGCGATGGAGTCGGCGGACTATGCGCTGCTGATCACCGATTGCCACATGCCCGAGATGGACGGCTACACGCTGGCAACCCGCGTGCGCGAACGGACGGATGACAGGCCGCGCATCTCCATCGTCGGACTGACGGCGAGCGTGGGGCGGGAAGAACGCGAAGAGTGTCTGGCCGCCGGCATGGACGAGTGCCTGTACAAGCCGGCCAAGCTCAGCGATCTGCTTGCGTGCCTTACCCGGTTCGCGCCGCAGTGCCTGCAGGGGCACGGCGCGCCCGCGAGCGACGCACGGCCCGCGCCGCAGGTGGACGCGCCGCGTGCCACGCCTCACGTGGCTGGACCCGCCGCCGTACCTGCCGCCGCGACGGAACCGGGCGAACTGCCCGATCTCGACTGGGACGCGATCAATCAGAATTTCGGCAGCACCGGGCGCGACGAGAAGCTGATCGAAATCATCGTCCAGACCATGACGACCGATGCCGACGAACTCGAAGGCATGCTCGGCGAGGCCGAGCCGGCTGTCCTGCGGCAGTGGATTCATCGCGTCGACGGCGCGGCTTCCGTGCTCAGGTACGAACCGCTGAAGCATGCGCTGCAGACGTTCCGTGCGAGCGTGCTGACAGGCGACAGGGCGCTCTATATAGCCTCGGGCGAGCAGATGCTGCACAAGCTGCGGCAGATCACCGATCACGTCGCGCGTCAGGTGTAG
- a CDS encoding DeoR/GlpR family DNA-binding transcription regulator has translation MKKTTDRHQAILELVRTRDANVEALCAALGVSEATIRRDLTALAKQKRLVRTYGGATALVGVHEPEASLEERKSAQREQKEVIAQAAALHVHDGDTVLLDGGTTCAQLAWHLSTREDLHVVTNNLLAVTALANAPGVRLTLIGGELRGSSMSTLGPLAELILSRLTVDRAFLGADGVVAGFGLCEASAQQAYLKECIVSRAAEIIVLADSDKLGRARQQHWTPLQRDWRLITSALADEALLAPFRALDEVIVELA, from the coding sequence GTGAAAAAAACGACCGACCGTCATCAGGCGATTCTCGAACTCGTGCGCACGCGCGACGCCAACGTCGAGGCGTTGTGCGCCGCGCTGGGCGTGTCGGAAGCGACGATCCGCCGTGACCTGACGGCGCTCGCGAAGCAGAAGCGCCTGGTGCGCACCTACGGCGGCGCGACCGCGCTGGTCGGGGTACACGAGCCGGAAGCGTCGCTCGAAGAACGCAAGTCGGCGCAGCGCGAGCAAAAGGAAGTCATCGCGCAGGCGGCCGCCTTGCACGTACACGACGGGGACACGGTGCTGCTCGACGGCGGCACGACCTGCGCCCAGCTCGCGTGGCATCTGTCGACGCGCGAAGACCTGCATGTCGTCACCAACAATCTGCTCGCGGTCACAGCGCTCGCCAATGCGCCAGGCGTGCGGCTCACGCTGATCGGCGGCGAACTGCGCGGCTCCAGCATGAGCACGCTCGGGCCGCTCGCGGAACTCATTCTCAGCCGTTTGACCGTCGACCGCGCGTTTCTCGGCGCGGACGGCGTGGTCGCGGGCTTCGGCCTGTGCGAAGCATCGGCGCAGCAGGCGTATCTGAAGGAGTGCATCGTGTCGCGCGCCGCCGAAATCATCGTGCTCGCCGATTCCGACAAGCTCGGCCGCGCGCGCCAGCAGCACTGGACGCCGCTGCAGCGCGACTGGCGGCTCATCACCTCGGCGCTGGCCGACGAAGCGCTGCTCGCGCCGTTTCGCGCGCTCGATGAAGTGATCGTCGAACTGGCCTGA
- the pdxA gene encoding 4-hydroxythreonine-4-phosphate dehydrogenase PdxA yields MSNYLPVIGITMGDAAGVGAEVVVKSLAHASVYAQCRPLVIGDARRLERANQIVGGTMKIRRIEDASDARYEQGTIDCIDLGLIPDDLPFGQLSALAGDAAYQYIKRAVELAQAGKIDAICTAPLNKEALHAGGHKYPGHTEMLAHLTGVDEVSMMLVAPQLRVIHVTTHIGIIDAIRKIEPGLVQRTIERGNATLVKAGIEHPRIGVCGINPHAGENGLFGYGEEEEKIIPAVKLLQERGLDVTGPLPADTLFFRAGRGDFDLVVAMYHDQGHGPVKVLGLEAGVNVTVGLEVIRTSVDHGTAFDIAGKGVVDEGSMLEALRQGAELATRR; encoded by the coding sequence ATGAGCAACTACCTTCCCGTAATCGGCATCACGATGGGCGATGCAGCAGGCGTCGGCGCAGAAGTCGTCGTCAAGAGCCTCGCACACGCGTCGGTCTACGCGCAATGCCGTCCGCTCGTGATTGGCGATGCGAGGCGCCTCGAACGCGCGAACCAGATCGTCGGCGGGACGATGAAGATTCGCCGCATCGAAGATGCATCCGATGCGCGCTACGAACAAGGCACAATCGACTGCATCGACCTCGGCCTGATTCCCGACGACCTGCCGTTCGGCCAGTTGTCGGCACTGGCGGGCGACGCCGCGTATCAATACATCAAGCGCGCCGTCGAACTCGCGCAGGCGGGCAAGATCGACGCGATCTGCACGGCGCCGCTCAACAAGGAAGCATTGCATGCGGGCGGCCACAAGTACCCGGGCCACACGGAAATGCTCGCGCATCTGACGGGCGTCGACGAAGTGTCGATGATGCTGGTCGCGCCGCAACTGCGCGTGATTCACGTGACGACGCACATCGGCATCATCGACGCGATCCGCAAGATCGAGCCGGGCCTCGTGCAGCGGACCATCGAACGCGGCAACGCGACGCTCGTGAAGGCGGGCATCGAACATCCGCGCATCGGCGTGTGCGGCATCAATCCGCACGCGGGCGAAAACGGCCTGTTCGGCTATGGCGAAGAAGAGGAGAAGATCATCCCCGCCGTGAAGCTGCTGCAGGAACGCGGCCTCGACGTCACGGGTCCGCTGCCCGCCGACACGCTGTTTTTCCGCGCAGGCCGAGGCGACTTTGATCTGGTGGTCGCGATGTATCACGACCAGGGCCACGGCCCGGTGAAGGTGCTCGGCCTCGAAGCGGGCGTGAACGTGACGGTGGGGCTGGAAGTGATCCGCACGTCGGTCGATCACGGCACCGCGTTCGATATCGCGGGCAAGGGTGTCGTCGACGAAGGCAGCATGCTCGAAGCGTTGCGCCAGGGCGCGGAACTGGCGACGCGCCGCTGA
- a CDS encoding four-carbon acid sugar kinase family protein, protein MKILILADDLSGAADCAIGFASAGHRTVVTLEATRTPAHDGADTIAVDTDTRRLTPHDASVRTSAAYAEMSARDQRLYKKIDSTLRGNWAAEVAGLQALAGMAIVAPAFPATGRTVRDGRVFVHGEPLEQTATWKLEHAGVPAGIAAQLEAAGLATDRLDAEALADEPETLAVCIGAMAANGVQALIVDTQSEKALRALARATLQSDAPFFWVGSGGLAREIAALNPRGDAEERKSSGDRFPGGPILILVGSLSAVSERQCAMLRERGAVEELIVPPVVLREGKSHRDWRAWQDQVGVSLKAGVDLLLRIGRDDAFDPAEGAQLSAALAALVEPHFTKTGGLIATGGETARAMLAAARIGNLQLLAEVEAGVAVARPLDATRTHCPGVVTKAGAFGTDHALYAAWLTLRNETERDVVSH, encoded by the coding sequence ATGAAGATTCTGATTCTCGCGGACGACCTGTCGGGCGCTGCGGACTGCGCGATCGGTTTCGCGAGCGCGGGCCATCGCACGGTCGTCACGCTGGAGGCGACGCGTACACCCGCGCATGACGGCGCGGACACGATCGCCGTCGATACCGACACGCGCCGTCTCACGCCTCACGACGCATCAGTGCGCACGTCGGCGGCCTATGCCGAGATGAGCGCGCGCGACCAGCGGCTCTACAAGAAAATCGATTCGACGCTGCGCGGCAACTGGGCAGCGGAAGTGGCGGGCCTGCAGGCGCTCGCGGGCATGGCGATCGTCGCGCCCGCCTTCCCGGCGACGGGACGCACGGTGCGCGACGGCCGCGTGTTCGTACACGGCGAGCCGCTCGAACAGACGGCGACATGGAAGCTGGAGCATGCGGGTGTTCCCGCCGGCATCGCAGCGCAACTCGAAGCAGCCGGTTTGGCAACGGACCGGCTCGACGCCGAAGCACTCGCCGACGAACCCGAAACGCTGGCCGTATGTATCGGCGCGATGGCGGCGAACGGCGTGCAGGCGCTGATCGTCGATACGCAAAGCGAGAAGGCCTTGCGCGCGCTCGCCCGCGCCACGCTGCAAAGCGACGCGCCGTTCTTCTGGGTCGGATCGGGCGGGCTCGCGCGCGAGATCGCGGCGCTCAATCCGCGCGGCGACGCTGAAGAACGCAAGTCCAGCGGCGACAGATTTCCCGGCGGCCCGATCCTGATTCTGGTCGGCAGCCTGTCGGCTGTCAGCGAGCGTCAATGCGCGATGCTGCGCGAGCGCGGCGCCGTCGAAGAACTGATCGTGCCGCCTGTCGTGCTGCGCGAAGGCAAGAGCCATCGCGACTGGCGCGCGTGGCAGGACCAGGTCGGCGTGTCGCTGAAGGCGGGTGTCGATCTGTTGCTGCGCATCGGTCGCGACGACGCGTTCGATCCCGCCGAAGGCGCGCAACTGTCGGCGGCGCTTGCGGCGCTGGTCGAGCCGCACTTCACGAAAACGGGCGGCCTGATCGCGACGGGCGGCGAGACCGCGCGCGCGATGCTGGCGGCCGCGCGCATCGGCAATCTGCAATTGCTGGCTGAAGTCGAAGCGGGCGTCGCGGTGGCGAGGCCGCTCGATGCGACCCGCACACATTGCCCCGGCGTCGTGACGAAGGCGGGCGCATTCGGCACCGATCACGCGCTGTATGCCGCATGGCTGACCCTGCGCAACGAAACCGAGCGCGACGTCGTTTCCCACTGA
- a CDS encoding 2-keto-3-deoxygluconate permease: MVQIPIKRSIERIPGGMMIVPLLIGSLVATFLPGMPKFFGSFTNALFTGALPILAVFYVCMGASIDVKATPYLMKKGGALLVTKVGAAVIVGVILGHVLGEHPVSSGLFAGISTLAVVAAMNDTNGGLYMALMGQYGRSEDVGAYTLMSLESGPFLTMVTLGVAGLSAFPWQTLVGSILPLALGMLLGNLDREMRDFLAKAVPVMIPFFALALGAGLDLHKVWQAGLLGIGLGIAVVIVTGIPLYFADRLTGGTGVAGVAAANTAGNAAAVPALVAAANPVYNEAAQSATLLVAACVVVTAILSPILTAQVAKRYQQRQEGARTKNREGLAR, translated from the coding sequence ATGGTTCAGATTCCCATCAAACGCTCGATCGAGCGCATCCCCGGCGGCATGATGATCGTGCCGCTGCTCATCGGCTCGCTGGTGGCGACGTTCCTGCCCGGCATGCCCAAGTTCTTCGGCTCGTTCACGAACGCGCTGTTCACGGGCGCACTGCCTATCCTGGCCGTGTTCTACGTATGCATGGGTGCGAGCATCGACGTGAAGGCGACGCCGTATCTGATGAAAAAGGGCGGCGCGCTGCTGGTGACGAAGGTGGGCGCGGCGGTGATCGTCGGTGTGATTCTCGGCCATGTGCTTGGCGAGCATCCGGTTTCGTCGGGCCTGTTCGCGGGCATCTCGACGCTCGCCGTGGTCGCCGCGATGAACGACACCAACGGCGGCCTCTACATGGCGCTGATGGGTCAGTATGGCCGCTCGGAAGACGTCGGCGCGTACACGCTGATGTCGCTCGAATCGGGTCCGTTCCTGACCATGGTGACGCTCGGCGTCGCGGGTCTGTCGGCGTTCCCGTGGCAAACGCTGGTCGGCAGCATCCTGCCGCTCGCGCTCGGCATGCTGCTCGGCAATCTGGACCGCGAAATGCGCGACTTTCTCGCGAAGGCGGTGCCCGTGATGATTCCGTTCTTTGCACTGGCGCTCGGCGCGGGCCTCGATCTGCACAAGGTCTGGCAAGCGGGGCTGCTCGGCATCGGTCTCGGCATCGCGGTGGTGATCGTGACGGGCATTCCGCTGTACTTCGCCGATCGCCTGACGGGCGGCACGGGCGTGGCGGGCGTGGCGGCAGCCAATACGGCGGGCAACGCAGCGGCTGTGCCGGCTCTCGTCGCGGCGGCGAACCCGGTGTACAACGAAGCGGCGCAGAGCGCGACGCTGCTGGTGGCCGCATGCGTCGTGGTCACGGCGATCCTGTCGCCGATCCTGACCGCGCAGGTGGCGAAGCGCTATCAGCAGCGCCAGGAAGGCGCGCGCACGAAGAATCGCGAAGGGCTGGCACGATGA
- a CDS encoding LysR substrate-binding domain-containing protein gives MELRHLRYFAALAEQLSFTVAAQKVHVTQSTLSHQIRQLEEELGCRLFEREGRRVTMTEAGELFLERVRNALREVDEGVSTVRYAAEEMTGVVRIGATHTFNLHIIPRCVSLFLDRHPSVRVDVLEMTGDGIAQALLRGDLDIGVTYKPNDALPLRFEPLYTEEMMLAVGLRHPFAKRRFVRVSELHLQRMVLLPRSFSTRVLLDESFRMANAAPVVVAEMNAIAPMIELVRETDIATIVSTHALRREDVKLIPLESPTPVRSPGLLWRRDEARTPAARSFASIVRSVSDSESRDTRRNTVRAARR, from the coding sequence ATGGAACTACGACATCTGCGCTACTTTGCGGCGCTAGCGGAGCAACTGAGCTTCACCGTCGCCGCGCAAAAGGTCCACGTCACGCAATCGACGCTGTCGCATCAGATCCGCCAGCTCGAAGAGGAACTCGGCTGCCGGCTGTTCGAGCGCGAAGGCCGGCGCGTGACGATGACGGAAGCGGGCGAGCTGTTTCTGGAGCGCGTGCGCAATGCGCTGCGCGAAGTCGACGAAGGCGTGTCGACCGTGCGCTATGCCGCTGAGGAAATGACGGGCGTCGTGCGCATCGGCGCGACGCACACGTTCAACCTGCACATCATTCCGCGCTGCGTGTCGCTGTTTCTGGACCGGCATCCGTCCGTGCGCGTCGACGTGCTCGAAATGACGGGCGACGGCATCGCGCAGGCGCTGCTGCGCGGCGACCTCGATATCGGCGTGACGTACAAGCCGAACGACGCGCTGCCGCTGCGTTTCGAGCCGCTCTACACCGAGGAGATGATGCTCGCCGTCGGGCTGCGGCATCCGTTCGCGAAGCGGCGCTTCGTGCGCGTGTCCGAGCTTCATCTGCAGCGCATGGTGCTGTTGCCGCGCAGCTTTTCCACGCGCGTGCTGCTCGACGAATCGTTCCGGATGGCGAATGCGGCGCCCGTCGTCGTCGCGGAAATGAACGCCATTGCGCCGATGATCGAACTGGTCAGAGAGACGGATATCGCGACGATCGTGTCGACCCACGCGCTGCGGCGCGAGGACGTGAAACTGATTCCGCTCGAAAGTCCGACGCCTGTGCGTTCGCCCGGCTTGCTGTGGCGCAGGGACGAGGCGCGCACGCCCGCGGCGCGCTCGTTTGCGTCGATCGTGCGCAGCGTGAGCGACAGCGAGAGCCGCGACACGCGGCGCAATACCGTGCGCGCCGCGCGCCGGTAA
- a CDS encoding citryl-CoA lyase has product MKIGKETIPRTSISTSNTHTIVVRGRDLANELIGKISFTDYFFLLVTGQTPSPAASAVLDATLVAIAEHGLVPSVQASRMTLAAAPDALQGAVAAGILGCGSVILGASESCGKLLDEVRQCAAQTGGDLSEAAFTVITRYRADKRAVPGYGHPLHKERDPRVDALFAVAERSGADMTYVRIAEAIESVLPDVFGKALMLNVSAAIPAVLLGVGFPLAALKGVPILARTAGLIGHLTEELAHSIGFALSYQATREVVYDGEAPEGFQAGI; this is encoded by the coding sequence ATGAAAATCGGCAAAGAGACTATCCCGCGCACGTCGATCTCGACCTCGAATACGCACACCATCGTCGTGCGAGGACGCGACCTCGCGAACGAACTGATCGGCAAGATCTCGTTCACCGACTACTTCTTCCTGCTCGTCACGGGACAAACGCCCAGCCCGGCGGCCAGCGCCGTGCTCGACGCGACGCTCGTCGCGATCGCGGAGCACGGACTCGTGCCGAGCGTGCAGGCCAGCCGCATGACGCTCGCCGCCGCGCCCGATGCGCTGCAAGGCGCCGTGGCCGCGGGGATTCTCGGTTGCGGCTCGGTGATACTCGGCGCGTCTGAGTCCTGTGGAAAGCTGCTCGACGAAGTGCGGCAGTGCGCGGCACAAACGGGCGGCGATCTGTCCGAGGCGGCGTTCACGGTGATCACGCGTTATCGCGCGGACAAACGCGCCGTGCCGGGCTACGGCCATCCGCTGCATAAAGAGCGCGACCCGCGCGTCGACGCGCTGTTCGCCGTCGCCGAACGCAGCGGCGCGGATATGACCTACGTGCGCATCGCGGAAGCGATCGAATCCGTGTTGCCAGATGTGTTCGGCAAGGCGCTGATGCTCAACGTGTCGGCGGCGATTCCCGCTGTGTTGCTGGGCGTCGGTTTTCCGCTGGCCGCGCTCAAGGGCGTGCCGATTCTCGCGCGCACAGCCGGACTGATCGGGCATCTGACGGAAGAACTGGCGCATTCGATCGGTTTTGCGTTGTCGTATCAGGCCACGCGCGAAGTGGTGTACGACGGCGAAGCGCCCGAAGGCTTTCAGGCCGGTATCTGA